One segment of Oscillatoria sp. FACHB-1407 DNA contains the following:
- a CDS encoding phycobilisome rod-core linker polypeptide: MTIPLLEYSPVSQNQRVAGYEVPGEEQPRIFSTENLLSPSDLDTLIEAAYRQIFFHAFAADRERFLESQLRSGQITVRDFIRGLLLSNTYRRSFYDLNSNYRFVEQTVQRVLGRDVYNEREKIAWSIVVATKGIVGFVDDLLNSQEYLDAFGYDIVPYQRRRVLPGRTEGELPFNIKSPRYDEYYRGKLGFPQVIWQTTVRSYVPQDKKPKAGSPAQFLDMARSISPRSNPPQRISALNIDYERAVPYRK, from the coding sequence GTGACGATTCCTCTTTTAGAATATTCCCCTGTTAGCCAAAATCAGCGGGTCGCGGGCTATGAGGTTCCCGGAGAAGAACAACCCAGGATTTTCTCTACGGAAAACCTGCTTTCCCCATCAGACCTAGACACTTTAATTGAAGCGGCCTACCGTCAAATCTTCTTCCATGCTTTTGCAGCCGATCGTGAGCGGTTCTTGGAGTCCCAACTCCGCAGCGGTCAAATTACAGTTCGCGACTTCATTCGTGGTTTGTTGCTGTCCAACACCTACAGACGCAGTTTCTATGACCTCAACAGCAACTACCGCTTTGTTGAGCAAACGGTACAGCGCGTTTTAGGACGCGACGTTTACAACGAGCGTGAAAAAATCGCCTGGTCGATTGTTGTTGCTACCAAAGGGATTGTTGGTTTTGTAGACGACCTGCTCAACAGCCAGGAATACCTGGATGCATTTGGGTATGACATCGTTCCTTACCAGCGTCGTCGTGTCCTGCCCGGTCGCACCGAAGGTGAACTGCCCTTCAACATCAAGTCGCCTCGCTACGACGAATACTATCGTGGTAAGTTGGGCTTCCCTCAAGTTATCTGGCAAACTACCGTTCGCAGCTACGTTCCTCAAGACAAGAAGCCCAAAGCAGGCAGCCCTGCTCAGTTCCTTGACATGGCACGCAGCATTAGCCCTCGCAGCAATCCTCCTCAGCGGATCTCTGCGCTCAACATCGACTATGAAAGAGCAGTGCCTTACCGTAAGTAA